One stretch of Candidatus Palauibacter soopunensis DNA includes these proteins:
- the dnaE gene encoding DNA polymerase III subunit alpha yields MQFVHLHTHSEYSLLDGANRIDDLVDRAVELGMPALALTDHGNLHGAWEFQEKARARGIKPIIGCEAYVAYGDRRSRKLEERAPAHYAHLVLLAESARGYSNLIRLSSIGYTEGFYRRPRVDHEVLEQYADGIICLSACLAGEVARYLQHERYDDAKRAAEWHARVFEGRYWLELQDHGIPKQDVVNKGIIRLSEELGLPLVVTNDAHYMRREDADAHDTLLCIGTGKDKDDPDRLRFHGEESYFKTADEMAELFPDLPGLLAETVKIAERCDVQFEKQYRLPDFPLPDRFAEPMAMLRHEATEGAKSRYGDTLPDEARERLDYELGVIENTGYAGYLLIVWDFIVAARERDIPVGPGRGSAAGSIICYALGITDVDPLEFDLLFERFLNPERVSMPDIDIDFCYERRGEVIDYVREKYGQASVGQIITFGTMKARAVIRDVGRVLGFSPSDTDRLAKLVPSTPGFSLTVAQARKKVGELAESDREDAQVRKLLDYAERIEGLSRHSSVHAAGVVIAPGPLDDYVPICSDTKSGAVITQFDMNALEKAGMLKMDFLGLRTLTVIDDAARNVEERHGIRVDWEEIGLADPAVYEMLAAGRTSGVFQFESSLATDKLRAMRCDRFDDLVAVNALIRPGPLDSGMTDVYIKRKRGLQAVDYPHPDLQEVLEPTYGVITYQEQVMRAANLLAGFSLAEADVLRKAVGKKDAELTDRVLGEFVKRAVERGVAKPKAGEIAELIRTFGRYGFNKAHSVAYALLSYRTAWLKAHYPAEFMAGLLSSEIGSTDAVVSYIAAARSLRIRVLPPSVMESGYRFTVVDDPEDAGKSAIRFGLGAIKGVGHSAIRSIQAAREEAPFESFLDFLERIDLRLNNSRVIQALIGAGALDDLGDRAALWAGLEVMLNEAQLRRQEAESGQTSLFGGDAAETRPEVELPVVSAWSERDRLREEKERLGFYISGHPLERYRDLVDLYAQQANTTNLREHRDRNVEITCVITETSVRTARKDGREWARLTIEDFHGTAATLVFGDVWQKHRDILTDDRPVLITGTVSGNSRDDDDPPIFLDSVRALSEVRDEGQFGILIELRDDERLEPGAFEKARALIEASPGRGPLYLDVRAGRGQENGGANGDPGMPEDDARPSRFASRSLRVAPTPTLVEELRGLLGGSGVRMVRNR; encoded by the coding sequence ATGCAGTTCGTTCACCTTCACACACATAGCGAGTACTCGCTCCTCGACGGCGCGAACCGGATCGACGACCTCGTCGACCGCGCGGTCGAACTCGGCATGCCCGCCCTCGCCCTCACGGACCACGGCAACCTCCACGGCGCGTGGGAGTTCCAGGAGAAGGCCCGCGCCAGGGGGATCAAGCCGATCATCGGCTGCGAGGCCTACGTCGCGTACGGCGACCGCCGTTCCCGCAAGCTGGAGGAGCGAGCCCCGGCCCACTACGCCCACCTCGTGCTGCTCGCCGAGAGCGCGCGCGGGTACTCGAATCTCATCAGGCTCTCCTCCATCGGGTACACGGAAGGCTTCTACCGCCGCCCCCGCGTGGACCACGAGGTGCTCGAGCAGTACGCGGACGGGATCATCTGCCTCTCCGCCTGCCTCGCCGGCGAAGTCGCGCGCTACCTGCAGCACGAGCGGTACGACGACGCGAAGCGGGCGGCGGAGTGGCACGCGCGGGTGTTCGAGGGCCGCTACTGGCTCGAACTCCAGGACCACGGGATCCCGAAGCAGGACGTCGTGAACAAGGGGATCATCCGGCTCTCCGAGGAACTCGGGCTCCCGCTCGTCGTCACCAACGACGCGCACTACATGCGGCGGGAAGACGCGGACGCGCACGACACGCTCCTCTGCATCGGGACCGGAAAGGACAAGGACGACCCCGACCGGCTCCGCTTCCACGGCGAGGAGAGCTACTTCAAGACCGCCGACGAGATGGCGGAACTCTTCCCCGACCTGCCCGGCCTGCTCGCCGAGACGGTGAAGATCGCCGAGCGCTGCGACGTCCAGTTCGAGAAGCAGTACCGGCTGCCCGATTTCCCGCTCCCGGACCGCTTCGCCGAACCCATGGCGATGCTGCGCCACGAAGCGACGGAAGGGGCGAAGTCCAGGTACGGCGATACCCTGCCGGACGAAGCGCGCGAGCGCCTCGACTACGAACTCGGGGTCATCGAGAACACGGGGTACGCGGGCTACCTGCTCATCGTGTGGGACTTCATCGTCGCGGCGCGCGAACGGGACATCCCGGTCGGCCCCGGCCGCGGATCCGCTGCGGGGTCGATCATCTGCTACGCGCTCGGCATCACCGACGTGGATCCGCTCGAGTTCGACCTCCTCTTCGAGCGCTTCCTGAATCCGGAACGCGTCTCCATGCCGGACATCGACATCGACTTCTGCTACGAGCGCCGCGGCGAGGTCATCGACTACGTGCGGGAGAAGTACGGACAGGCCTCGGTCGGGCAGATCATCACGTTCGGGACGATGAAGGCGCGCGCCGTGATCCGGGACGTGGGCCGGGTGCTCGGCTTCTCGCCCTCGGACACGGACCGCCTCGCGAAGCTCGTGCCGTCGACGCCGGGGTTCTCGCTCACGGTGGCGCAGGCGAGGAAGAAGGTGGGGGAACTCGCCGAGAGCGACCGCGAGGACGCCCAGGTCAGGAAACTCCTCGACTACGCGGAACGCATCGAGGGACTCTCGCGCCACAGTTCCGTGCACGCGGCGGGCGTCGTGATCGCGCCGGGACCGTTGGACGACTACGTGCCGATCTGCTCGGACACGAAGAGCGGCGCCGTGATCACGCAGTTCGACATGAACGCGCTCGAGAAGGCGGGCATGCTCAAGATGGACTTCCTGGGCCTGCGCACGCTGACCGTGATCGACGACGCGGCGCGGAACGTGGAGGAACGGCACGGGATCCGCGTGGACTGGGAGGAGATCGGCCTCGCCGACCCCGCCGTGTACGAGATGCTCGCGGCCGGCCGCACGAGCGGCGTGTTCCAGTTCGAGTCCAGCCTCGCGACGGACAAGCTGCGCGCGATGCGCTGCGACCGCTTCGACGACCTCGTCGCCGTCAACGCGCTCATCCGCCCGGGTCCCCTCGATTCCGGGATGACGGACGTCTACATCAAGCGCAAGCGGGGGCTCCAGGCGGTCGACTATCCCCACCCCGACCTGCAGGAGGTCCTCGAGCCGACGTACGGGGTCATCACCTACCAGGAGCAGGTGATGCGGGCCGCGAACCTGCTCGCCGGGTTCTCGCTCGCCGAAGCCGATGTGCTCAGAAAGGCGGTCGGCAAGAAGGACGCGGAACTCACGGACCGCGTCCTCGGGGAATTCGTCAAGCGCGCGGTCGAGCGCGGCGTCGCGAAACCGAAAGCGGGCGAGATCGCCGAACTCATCCGCACCTTCGGCCGCTACGGCTTCAACAAGGCGCACAGCGTGGCGTACGCGCTCCTCTCCTACCGGACCGCGTGGCTGAAGGCGCACTACCCGGCCGAGTTCATGGCCGGCCTCCTCTCGTCGGAAATCGGGAGCACGGATGCGGTCGTGTCGTACATCGCGGCGGCGCGCTCGCTCAGGATCCGGGTGCTTCCCCCCTCGGTGATGGAGTCCGGGTATCGCTTCACGGTCGTCGACGATCCGGAGGACGCCGGCAAGTCGGCGATCCGCTTCGGGCTCGGCGCGATCAAGGGCGTGGGACACTCCGCGATCCGGTCCATCCAGGCGGCCCGGGAGGAGGCGCCGTTCGAGAGCTTCCTCGACTTCCTCGAGCGGATCGACCTGCGGCTCAACAACTCGCGAGTGATCCAGGCCCTGATCGGGGCCGGGGCGCTCGACGACCTGGGCGACCGCGCCGCCCTCTGGGCCGGACTCGAGGTCATGCTCAACGAGGCGCAGTTGCGCCGGCAGGAGGCCGAGAGCGGGCAGACCAGCCTGTTCGGCGGCGACGCGGCGGAGACGCGGCCCGAAGTCGAACTCCCGGTCGTGTCCGCGTGGAGCGAGCGCGACCGCCTGCGCGAGGAGAAGGAACGCCTCGGCTTCTACATCTCGGGGCACCCGCTCGAGCGCTACCGGGATCTCGTCGACCTGTACGCGCAGCAGGCGAACACGACGAACCTGCGCGAGCACCGCGACCGGAACGTGGAGATCACCTGCGTCATCACCGAGACGTCCGTGCGCACGGCGCGCAAGGACGGCCGGGAGTGGGCGCGCCTCACGATCGAGGACTTCCACGGGACGGCGGCGACGCTCGTATTCGGCGATGTCTGGCAGAAGCACCGCGATATCCTCACGGACGACCGCCCGGTCCTGATCACGGGCACGGTGTCCGGCAACTCGCGGGACGACGACGATCCGCCCATCTTCCTCGACTCCGTGCGGGCGCTGTCGGAAGTGCGGGACGAGGGACAGTTCGGGATCCTGATCGAACTCCGCGACGACGAACGGCTGGAGCCCGGCGCGTTCGAAAAGGCGCGCGCGTTGATCGAGGCCTCCCCGGGACGCGGGCCGCTCTACCTGGATGTGAGGGCGGGCCGGGGCCAGGAGAACGGCGGTGCGAACGGGGATCCCGGGATGCCGGAAGACGATGCGCGACCCTCGCGATTCGCGTCGCGGTCGCTGCGCGTGGCCCCGACTCCGACCCTGGTCGAGGAGCTGCGTGGACTGCTGGGCGGAAGCGGCGTGAGAATGGTCCGGAATCGCTGA
- a CDS encoding alkaline phosphatase D family protein — MSTRRDFLAAWSRSAALCALAPLPFAQFGAAARANGGGIRVAVGHSASADRFPFELGVASGEPAADGVVLWTRLLDLPGDPGAGVPVRWEVATDDGFGRVVRRGEAAALAELGHSVHAEVDGLEPGRDYWYRFHAAGATSPVGRTRTAPAPGTLPDRFDFVFVSCQHYERGWYTGFRHMAAESPALVIHLGDYIYESGPGERDDLVRRHDTEEPRTLDGYRARYALYKRDPDLQAAHAAAPWVFTPDDHEVDNDWAGDHNTEEMTREAFLARRTAAFQALYENFPLRRTSLPSGPDAQLYRRLDFGSLMRLHVLDTRQYRTLQPCGGRRQPPCAEQHAEGATILGASQADWLLDGLDSSPARYNVLANQVFMARLLEGEDELTLAMDKWDGYPADRDRLMTFLHERRPSNPVVLTGDLHTNWVNDLKLDFERADSPIVGTEFAGTSISSSGDGVDTGPQGENARGHNPHIKFFNAQRGYVRCRLSPARLRTDFRVMPYVTRPDAPITTRASYVVENGTPGAQET, encoded by the coding sequence GTGAGTACGCGCCGGGATTTTCTCGCCGCGTGGTCGCGTTCCGCGGCGCTCTGCGCGCTCGCGCCGCTTCCCTTCGCGCAGTTCGGGGCGGCGGCCCGGGCGAACGGCGGCGGGATCCGCGTGGCGGTCGGCCACTCCGCTTCCGCCGACCGGTTTCCGTTCGAACTCGGGGTGGCCTCCGGCGAGCCGGCCGCCGACGGCGTCGTCCTGTGGACGCGGCTGCTCGACCTGCCCGGCGATCCCGGCGCCGGCGTCCCCGTTCGGTGGGAGGTCGCCACCGACGATGGCTTCGGGCGTGTCGTGCGGCGGGGGGAGGCCGCGGCGCTCGCGGAACTCGGCCACTCCGTTCACGCGGAAGTGGACGGCCTGGAGCCCGGCCGCGACTACTGGTACCGATTCCACGCCGCCGGGGCGACGAGTCCAGTCGGCCGCACCCGTACCGCCCCCGCCCCCGGCACCCTGCCCGACCGCTTCGATTTCGTCTTCGTCTCCTGCCAGCACTACGAGCGCGGCTGGTACACCGGCTTCCGCCACATGGCCGCCGAGTCCCCCGCCCTCGTCATCCACCTCGGCGACTACATCTACGAGAGCGGTCCCGGAGAACGGGACGACCTCGTGCGACGCCACGACACGGAGGAACCGCGCACGCTCGACGGCTACCGCGCGCGCTACGCCCTATATAAGAGGGATCCCGACCTCCAGGCCGCGCACGCCGCCGCCCCGTGGGTCTTCACCCCCGACGACCACGAGGTGGACAACGACTGGGCCGGCGACCACAACACCGAGGAGATGACCCGGGAGGCGTTCCTCGCCCGCCGCACCGCCGCCTTCCAGGCCCTGTACGAAAACTTCCCCCTCCGCCGGACGTCGCTCCCCAGCGGCCCCGACGCGCAACTCTACCGCCGCCTCGACTTCGGCTCGCTGATGCGGCTCCACGTCCTCGACACCCGGCAGTACCGCACCCTCCAGCCGTGCGGCGGGCGCCGGCAGCCCCCCTGCGCGGAGCAACACGCGGAGGGCGCCACGATCCTCGGAGCGTCGCAGGCCGACTGGCTGCTCGACGGACTCGACTCGTCACCCGCCCGCTACAACGTCCTCGCCAACCAGGTCTTCATGGCCCGGCTGCTGGAGGGCGAAGACGAACTCACCCTCGCCATGGACAAGTGGGACGGCTACCCCGCCGACCGCGACCGCCTCATGACCTTCCTCCACGAGCGCCGCCCCTCGAACCCCGTCGTCCTGACCGGCGACCTCCACACCAACTGGGTCAACGACCTCAAACTCGACTTCGAGCGCGCGGATTCTCCGATCGTCGGAACCGAATTCGCCGGCACGTCCATCAGCTCGAGCGGAGACGGCGTCGACACGGGGCCGCAGGGCGAGAACGCCCGCGGCCACAACCCCCACATCAAGTTCTTCAACGCCCAGCGCGGTTACGTCCGCTGCCGCCTCTCCCCCGCCCGCCTCCGCACCGACTTCCGCGTGATGCCCTACGTCACCCGCCCCGACGCCCCGATCACCACGCGCGCCAGCTACGTCGTCGAGAACGGAACCCCCGGCGCCCAGGAAACTTGA
- a CDS encoding DUF4837 family protein — translation MKIRPFGAPMALLAAVLLSLSACSKQTAFGEANSLIILAPDSLSLQVEEETRRVLEPTIFTSRDEKQYEVSFVDPGHENAGDLKRFRNLIVFGTADDPLMLEVAAEAGQDLAALEPGRVFQASNVWALAQTVTAVLLRSGRETESWVAALPSVLNAVDTNYRELVLRRMFATAADTALRTDLGRRFGFSMLVPEVYDRIARDLGGGDSLVILRNDNPDPSQLIRSVLIASRTGVDSLTRELALEWRAEIDATHYNVPQRIDDSNSSVVSFMWEGRPALEVTGVWQDESGGFPAAGPFIVWLVDCPARTYFVDAWLYSPNRPKYEYMLQLQEILGSFRCVE, via the coding sequence ATGAAAATCCGTCCCTTCGGCGCCCCGATGGCGCTCCTCGCGGCCGTGCTCTTGAGCCTCTCCGCCTGCAGCAAGCAGACGGCCTTCGGAGAGGCGAACAGCCTCATCATCCTCGCCCCCGACTCTCTCTCTCTGCAAGTGGAGGAGGAGACCCGGCGGGTCCTCGAACCCACGATCTTCACGAGCCGGGACGAGAAGCAGTACGAGGTGAGTTTCGTCGATCCGGGCCACGAAAACGCGGGCGATCTGAAACGGTTCCGTAACCTGATCGTGTTCGGGACGGCGGACGATCCCCTCATGCTCGAGGTGGCGGCCGAGGCGGGCCAGGATCTCGCCGCGCTCGAGCCGGGCCGCGTCTTCCAGGCGTCGAACGTGTGGGCCCTGGCCCAGACGGTGACGGCCGTGCTGCTGCGCTCCGGCCGCGAGACCGAGTCGTGGGTGGCCGCCCTGCCGTCGGTCCTGAACGCGGTGGACACGAACTACCGCGAACTCGTGCTGCGGCGGATGTTCGCGACGGCCGCCGACACCGCGCTCCGGACGGATCTGGGGCGGCGGTTCGGGTTCTCGATGCTCGTCCCCGAGGTCTACGACCGGATCGCCCGCGATCTCGGCGGCGGCGACAGCCTGGTCATCCTGCGCAACGACAACCCGGACCCGAGCCAGCTCATCCGCTCGGTCCTGATCGCGTCGCGCACGGGCGTCGACTCGCTGACGAGGGAACTGGCGCTGGAGTGGCGGGCGGAGATCGACGCCACGCACTACAACGTCCCGCAGCGGATCGACGACTCGAATTCGAGCGTGGTCAGCTTCATGTGGGAGGGCCGTCCGGCGCTGGAAGTGACCGGCGTGTGGCAGGACGAGTCGGGCGGATTCCCCGCGGCGGGCCCGTTCATCGTCTGGCTGGTCGACTGTCCGGCGCGCACGTACTTCGTCGATGCGTGGCTCTATTCGCCGAACCGGCCCAAGTACGAGTACATGCTGCAGTTGCAGGAGATACTCGGGTCGTTCCGCTGCGTCGAGTAG
- a CDS encoding acetyl-CoA carboxylase carboxyltransferase subunit alpha encodes MSIEQEGLAELRSQVKELRNKARERGIDVSAELGPLEAQLAAAHDEAMARLSRFDRVKLARNQDRPFSLDYIQGIGTDFFELRGDRVFRDDPAIVGGWLKLDGRSVMVIGHQKGREMKENLRRNFGSPHPEGYRKAKRLMRLAEKFGRPVVTFIDTQGAYPGIGAEERGQAEAIARNLAVMAGLRVPIVSCVIGEGGSGGALGIGVADRVLMMENAIYSVISPEGCAAILWRSREHSDKAAEALKLTAGDLQDLGVVDQVIPEPRGGAHADPDAAVEAMGAAIRRHLRELAKLEPVDLVESRRDKYYDIGAWEER; translated from the coding sequence ATGTCGATAGAACAGGAAGGTCTGGCCGAGCTCCGCAGCCAGGTGAAGGAGCTTCGGAACAAGGCCAGGGAGCGCGGAATCGACGTGAGCGCCGAGCTGGGGCCGCTGGAAGCCCAGCTCGCCGCCGCGCACGATGAGGCCATGGCCCGGCTGTCGCGTTTCGACCGCGTAAAACTCGCCCGCAACCAGGACCGCCCCTTCTCGCTCGACTACATCCAGGGGATCGGCACGGATTTCTTCGAGTTGAGAGGCGACCGGGTGTTCCGCGACGATCCGGCCATCGTCGGCGGCTGGCTCAAGCTCGACGGCCGCTCGGTCATGGTCATCGGGCACCAGAAGGGCCGGGAGATGAAGGAGAACCTGCGCCGCAACTTCGGTTCTCCCCATCCCGAGGGATACCGCAAGGCAAAGCGCCTGATGCGGCTGGCCGAGAAATTCGGCCGTCCCGTCGTCACCTTCATCGACACGCAGGGCGCGTATCCCGGCATCGGCGCCGAAGAGCGCGGCCAGGCGGAAGCGATCGCCCGCAACCTCGCCGTGATGGCGGGCCTGCGGGTCCCCATCGTGAGCTGCGTCATCGGCGAGGGCGGCTCGGGCGGAGCCCTCGGCATCGGCGTGGCGGACCGCGTCCTCATGATGGAGAACGCGATCTACTCCGTGATCTCGCCCGAAGGGTGCGCCGCGATCCTGTGGCGGAGCCGCGAGCACTCCGACAAGGCGGCGGAAGCGCTCAAGCTCACCGCCGGCGACCTTCAGGACCTCGGCGTGGTGGACCAGGTCATTCCGGAGCCGCGGGGAGGGGCGCACGCGGATCCGGACGCCGCGGTCGAGGCCATGGGCGCCGCGATCCGGCGCCACCTGCGGGAACTCGCCAAGCTGGAACCGGTCGACCTGGTCGAGTCACGGCGCGACAAGTACTACGACATCGGCGCCTGGGAGGAGAGGTGA
- the ricT gene encoding regulatory iron-sulfur-containing complex subunit RicT: protein MSEGRRPRPVRPAPPRPARPAGESGNGASRERPPRPEPVAAPSPAAPPSPVASPDPVASPGPAAGGPSQVLEVRFKGLRSDFFGFSGAPPLTEREYVVVEADRGQDIGWVKRAAATGDLACEGGCDAVGERAVPPPSRRVIRRAAPADVLRLQQLRDQELEVRRRTRELAMKHRLRMKVSEAEWQWDRNKLTVYFTAEKRVDFRALVRDMARSFRTRIDLRQIGVRDEARRLGGMGRCRRELCCRSWLTSIEPVTLQLAKDQGLSLNPSQISGACGRLMNCLRYEHAVYAQARKRFPPVGKTIRTAQGRENVKSWDLFEETVSLEAGDGETRTIPLAQLKDERRAARRAELDRR, encoded by the coding sequence GTGAGCGAGGGCCGGCGGCCGCGCCCCGTGCGGCCGGCCCCTCCTCGTCCCGCGCGCCCCGCCGGGGAGTCCGGCAACGGCGCCTCCCGCGAGCGCCCGCCCCGGCCCGAGCCCGTGGCGGCCCCGAGCCCCGCGGCGCCCCCGAGTCCCGTCGCGTCGCCGGATCCCGTCGCGTCGCCGGGTCCGGCGGCCGGAGGCCCGAGCCAGGTCCTCGAGGTCCGGTTCAAGGGCCTTCGCTCCGACTTCTTCGGCTTCAGCGGCGCCCCCCCGCTGACGGAGCGGGAGTACGTCGTCGTGGAGGCCGACCGCGGGCAGGACATCGGGTGGGTGAAGCGCGCGGCCGCGACAGGGGACTTGGCGTGCGAGGGGGGGTGCGACGCCGTGGGCGAGCGCGCGGTCCCGCCGCCGTCCCGCCGCGTGATCCGCCGCGCCGCGCCGGCCGATGTCCTGCGGCTGCAGCAGCTGCGCGACCAGGAACTCGAGGTGCGCCGGCGCACGCGCGAACTCGCCATGAAGCACCGGCTGCGGATGAAGGTGAGCGAGGCGGAGTGGCAATGGGACCGCAACAAGCTCACGGTCTATTTCACCGCGGAGAAGAGGGTGGACTTTCGCGCCCTCGTGCGGGACATGGCCCGCTCGTTCCGCACCCGGATCGACCTCCGCCAGATCGGGGTCCGCGACGAGGCGCGCCGTCTCGGGGGGATGGGCCGCTGTCGCCGCGAACTCTGCTGTCGCTCGTGGCTCACGTCCATCGAACCGGTCACGCTGCAGCTCGCGAAGGACCAGGGCCTCTCGCTCAATCCAAGCCAGATCTCGGGCGCCTGCGGCCGTCTCATGAACTGCCTCCGCTACGAGCACGCCGTGTACGCGCAGGCCAGGAAGCGCTTCCCGCCCGTGGGGAAGACGATCCGGACCGCACAGGGCCGCGAGAACGTGAAGTCGTGGGACCTGTTCGAGGAGACCGTGTCGCTCGAGGCGGGGGACGGAGAGACCCGCACGATTCCGCTCGCACAGCTGAAGGACGAGAGGCGCGCCGCGCGCCGCGCCGAGCTGGACCGCCGCTAG
- a CDS encoding SLC13 family permease, giving the protein MNFEVFVVGGILLVAVVLFVTEKIRVDLVALMVMLGLVVTGILEGEAAIMGFANEAVITIASVLVLSGALMRTGVAHFIGQRVLAASGDGVGRLTAVMMATVGLLSGIMNDIGITALMLPVVLDMARRTGTPPSKLLMPLAFGSLLGGMTTLIGTAPNILVNGALRDAGFEPFGMFSFTPVGLTALAAGIVYMTFLGRRLFPDRDPKKESTPADLGGLYDLGGLIGMLKAPHDSTLAGKTLQQSRLGQALGLNVVAVQRSGQMILAPGTDFVLSGGDEMVVEGTLDRFEALRAWKHLQIESRDRTLERIADASIEVAELELPEDSPLIGQTVQKANLRRTRRLHVLAILRGDQVRRTGLRSMTLAPGDRLLVAAKSGRLAALEEDRTFGAIHSVAANELISRYQMERRIQSVRISEESLLAGQLLAETRLADAFGLTVVGILRADEELLMPDPDTRLEGGDVLLLRGRFEDLEILEGLQGLTVGDNRPLDVSGLESDTVGLAEASLSPRTTFAGKTIEELKFRKTFGVSILAIWRNGEIYRSGLRRMELLPGDAFLLHGDRSKLALLADHPDFLVMTEGAAEVVRSGKAPVSALIMAGVLTSVVSGLLPIFIAAPIGAVLMVLTGCLNIEEAYRCIEMKAVVLIAGMLSLGMAMQESGTAALVAEAVLGSLADFGPLAVVAGLFLITALSAQMMPTAAVAVLMSPIALSTAVTEGLSPQALMMTVAVASSCAFMSPVGHPVNLLVMGFGGYRFVDFIKAGFPLFILVMAVVLTVLPLVWPLVPAG; this is encoded by the coding sequence ATGAACTTCGAGGTTTTCGTCGTCGGGGGGATCCTGCTGGTCGCGGTGGTGCTGTTCGTCACCGAGAAGATCCGGGTGGATCTCGTCGCGTTGATGGTGATGCTGGGGCTCGTGGTGACCGGCATCCTCGAGGGCGAGGCGGCGATCATGGGCTTCGCCAACGAAGCGGTCATCACGATCGCTTCGGTGCTCGTCCTGAGCGGCGCGCTCATGCGGACCGGGGTGGCTCACTTCATCGGGCAGCGGGTGCTGGCGGCATCGGGCGATGGGGTCGGCCGTCTCACCGCGGTGATGATGGCCACGGTGGGCCTCCTGTCGGGCATCATGAACGACATCGGGATCACCGCCCTCATGCTGCCGGTGGTGCTGGACATGGCCCGCCGCACGGGGACGCCGCCCTCCAAGCTGCTCATGCCCCTCGCCTTCGGTTCCCTGCTCGGCGGGATGACGACCCTGATCGGAACGGCGCCGAACATCCTCGTGAACGGGGCGTTGCGGGATGCCGGGTTCGAGCCGTTCGGGATGTTCTCGTTCACACCGGTCGGGCTGACCGCGCTGGCCGCAGGGATCGTCTACATGACCTTCCTGGGGCGGCGCCTGTTCCCGGACCGCGATCCGAAGAAGGAATCGACTCCGGCGGACCTCGGCGGCCTTTACGACCTGGGCGGCCTGATCGGCATGCTGAAGGCGCCCCACGATTCGACCCTCGCGGGCAAGACGCTGCAGCAGAGCCGCCTGGGCCAGGCCCTGGGCCTCAACGTGGTCGCCGTGCAGCGAAGCGGGCAGATGATCCTCGCTCCCGGGACGGACTTCGTTCTGAGCGGGGGAGACGAGATGGTCGTCGAGGGAACCCTGGACAGGTTCGAAGCCCTGCGCGCGTGGAAGCACCTGCAGATCGAGTCGAGAGACCGGACGCTGGAGCGGATTGCCGATGCCTCGATCGAGGTGGCGGAACTGGAGTTGCCGGAAGATTCGCCGCTCATCGGGCAGACCGTTCAGAAGGCGAACCTGCGCCGCACCCGCCGCCTGCACGTCCTCGCGATACTGCGGGGCGATCAGGTACGCCGCACGGGACTGCGGTCGATGACGCTCGCTCCCGGGGATCGCCTGCTGGTCGCGGCGAAAAGCGGGCGACTCGCCGCGCTGGAGGAGGACAGGACCTTCGGAGCGATCCATTCCGTGGCGGCCAACGAACTGATCTCCCGCTACCAGATGGAACGCAGGATCCAGAGCGTCAGGATCTCCGAAGAATCGCTCCTGGCCGGCCAGTTGCTCGCGGAAACCCGGCTGGCCGATGCGTTCGGCCTGACGGTCGTGGGCATCCTGCGGGCCGACGAAGAGCTACTCATGCCGGACCCCGATACGAGACTCGAGGGAGGGGACGTCCTCCTGCTCCGGGGACGGTTCGAGGATCTCGAGATCCTGGAGGGTCTCCAGGGACTGACCGTGGGCGACAACCGCCCGCTGGACGTGAGCGGACTGGAGTCCGACACCGTCGGCCTCGCGGAGGCGTCGCTCTCTCCACGCACGACGTTCGCGGGGAAGACGATCGAGGAACTCAAGTTCCGCAAAACCTTCGGCGTCTCCATCCTGGCGATATGGCGGAATGGAGAGATCTACCGGAGCGGGCTCCGGCGCATGGAACTGCTCCCGGGCGATGCGTTCCTGCTGCACGGCGACAGGAGCAAGCTCGCGCTGCTGGCGGACCACCCGGACTTCCTCGTCATGACCGAGGGAGCGGCGGAGGTGGTGCGAAGCGGGAAGGCTCCGGTCAGCGCCCTCATCATGGCGGGCGTCCTGACCTCGGTGGTCTCGGGCCTGCTGCCCATCTTCATCGCGGCGCCGATCGGAGCGGTGCTGATGGTGCTCACGGGCTGTCTCAACATCGAAGAGGCCTATCGGTGCATCGAGATGAAGGCGGTGGTCCTGATCGCGGGGATGCTCAGCCTGGGGATGGCGATGCAGGAATCCGGAACCGCCGCGCTGGTGGCCGAGGCGGTGCTGGGATCGCTGGCGGACTTCGGTCCGCTGGCGGTGGTGGCGGGACTTTTTCTGATTACCGCCCTGTCAGCTCAGATGATGCCGACGGCCGCGGTGGCGGTCCTCATGTCGCCCATCGCGCTCAGCACGGCCGTCACTGAAGGGCTCTCGCCGCAGGCGCTGATGATGACGGTGGCGGTCGCAAGTTCTTGCGCCTTCATGAGCCCGGTGGGACACCCGGTGAACCTGCTGGTGATGGGGTTCGGAGGGTACCGGTTCGTCGACTTCATCAAGGCGGGATTCCCGCTGTTCATCCTGGTCATGGCCGTGGTCCTGACCGTGCTGCCCCTCGTATGGCCGCTGGTGCCGGCAGGCTGA